A single region of the Brassica rapa cultivar Chiifu-401-42 chromosome A03, CAAS_Brap_v3.01, whole genome shotgun sequence genome encodes:
- the LOC103855794 gene encoding uncharacterized protein LOC103855794 isoform X1: MINSCSSTPVSLSVFDAQADQLKQNILAIGVAKVIVATSINPKFVGGNIRCGKGRLYLDATSGIHFYFDHEVAASQRLFQELYSKPEKDTTSAKQYHGVKKLEKVSLGELNNYVLESPPQALEFLCKAKIASLETTNGW; encoded by the exons ATGATTAACAG TTGCAGTTCTACACCTGTTTCTCTAAGTGTTTTTGATGCACAAGCGGACCAGCTAAAACAAAATATCTTGGCCATCGGTGTGGCAAAGGTGATCGTCGCAACCAGCATTAACCCCAAGTTTGTTGGAGGTAACATTCGGTGTGGCAAAG gtCGACTATACCTGGATGCTACTTCTGGGATCCATTTTTACTTTGACCATGAGGTGGCCGCAAGCCAGAGACTATTTCAAGA GTTGTATTCAAAACCCGAGAAGGACACTACCAGTGCGAAGCAGTACCATGGTGTAAAGAAGCTCGAAAAGGTTTCACTAGGAGAGTTGAACAACTATGTTCTGGAGTCACCCCCACAA GCCCTTGAGTTTCTATGCAAAGCCAAGATCGCATCACTGGAAACTACAAACGGATGGTGA
- the LOC103855792 gene encoding NADH dehydrogenase [ubiquinone] flavoprotein 1, mitochondrial, giving the protein MAPMRGILGLQRAVSIWKESNRLAPSLRSFSTTQGASTSTTPQPPPPPPPPEKTHFGGLKDEDRIFTNLYGLHDPFLKGAMKRGDWYRTKDLVLKGTDWIVNEMKKSGLRGRGGAGFPSGLKWSFMPKVSDGRPSYLVVNADESEPGTCKDREIMRHDPHKLLEGCLIAGVGMRASAAYIYIRGEYVNERLNLEKARREAYAAGLLGKNACGSGYDFDVYIHFGAGAYICGEETALLESLEGKQGKPRLKPPFPANAGLYGCPTTVTNVETVAVSPTILRRGPEWFSSFGRKNNAGTKLFCISGHVNKPCTVEEEMSIPLKELIERHCGGVRGGWDNLLAIIPGGSSVPLIPKNICEDVLMDFDALKAVQSGLGTAAVIVMDKSTDVVDAIARLSYFYKHESCGQCTPCREGTGWLWMIMERMKVGNAKLEEIDMLHEVTKQIEGHTICALGDAAAWPVQGLIRHFRPELERRIRERAERELLQAAA; this is encoded by the exons ATG GCACCCATGAGGGGGATTCTTGGCTTGCAGAGAGCTGTATCAATCTGGAAAGAGAGTAACAGATTGGCTCCATCTTTGAGATCATTCAGCACCACCCAAGGTGCCTCCACTTCCACCACTCCACAGCCCCCACCACCACCTCCGCCTCCGGAAAAGACTCATTTCGGTGGTCTCAAGGATGAAGATCGGATTTTCACCAACCTCTATGGTCTACACGACCCTTTTCTCAAAGGAGCGATGAAGAGAGGTGACTGGTACAGGACCAAAGATTTGGTGCTCAAGGGTACTGATTGGATTGTTAATGAGATGAAAAAGTCTGGTCTTCGTGGTCGTGGTGGTGCTGGTTTCCCTTCTGGTCTTAAGTGGTCTTTTATGCCTAAGGTTTCTGATGGACGTCCGTCTTATTTGGTTGTGAACGCTGATGAGAGTGAGCCTGGGACTTGTAAAGATAGGGAGATCATGCGTCATGACCCTCATAAGTTGTTGGAAGGGTGTTTGATCGCTGGTGTTGGGATGAGAGCTAGCGCGGCGTATATTTACATCAGGGGTGAGTATGTGAATGAGCGTTTGAATCTAGAGAAGGCTAGAAGGGAAGCTTATGCAGCTGGTCTGTTGGGGAAGAATGCGTGTGGTTCTGGTTATGATTTCGATGTTTATATCCATTTTGGAGCTGGTGCGTACATTTGTGGTGAAGAGACAGCGCTTCTTGAGAGTCTCGAAGGGAAGCAAGGGAAGCCTAGGTTGAAGCCTCCGTTCCCTGCTAATGCTGGTTTATATGGTTGTCCCACGACTGTCACCAATGTGGAAACAGTTGCTGTGTCTCCTACTATTCTAAGGCGTGGACCTGAGTGGTTTTCGAGTTTCGGTAGGAAGAATAACGCTGGGACAAAGCTGTTTTGTATCTCAGGGCATGTGAACAAGCCGTGTACTGTTGAAGAGGAGATGAGTATACCTCTCAAGGAACTGATTGAGAGGCATTGTGGAGGTGTTAGGGGTGGATGGGACAACCTACTTGCTATCATTCCTGGAGGTTCCTCTGTCCCTTTGATTCCTAAGAACATATGCGAGGACGTGCTTATGGATTTCGATGCGCTCAAAGCTGTTCAGTCAGGGCTAGGAACTGCAGCGGTCATTGTGATGGATAAATCAACCGATGTTGTGGATGCAATCGCGAGGCTCTCGTACTTCTACAAGCATGAAAGCTGTGGGCAGTGCACCCCTTGCAGAGAAGGGACAGGTTGGCTTTGGATGATCATGGAGAGAATGAAGGTTGGCAATGCAAAGCTGGAAGAGATTGATATGCTTCACGAGGTAACGAAGCAGATCGAAGGACACACAATCTGTGCGTTGGGTGATGCAGCTGCGTGGCCCGTGCAAGGTCTGATAAGGCACTTTAGGCCCGAGCTTGAGAGAAGGATCAGGGAACGTGCTGAAAGGGAGTTGCTACAGGCTGCTGCTTAA
- the LOC103856846 gene encoding transcription factor SRM1, which produces MIVEEVSDGSVWSREDDIAFERALASYTDESEEKWEKIAADVPGKSVEQIKEHYEVLVEDVGRIESGCVPLPDYGSPEGSSGHGGDDGGSGKKGGNSHAGESNQGSKAKSEQERRKGIAWTEDEHRLFLLGLDKYGKGDWRSISRNFVVTRTPTQVASHAQKYFIRLNSMNKDRRRSSIHDITSVGDADVSTPQGPITGQNNNNGNNNNNNNGSTAVAGGGNKSAKQAASQPPPGPPHMYGTPTIGQPGPLVSAVGTPVNLPAPPHLAFGVHTAPVPGAPVNMGQMPYTMPRTPTAHR; this is translated from the exons ATGATTGTGGAGGAAGTTAGTGATGGTTCTGTGTGGAGTAGGGAAGATGATATCGCCTTCGAGAGAGCTCTTGCGAGTTATACAGATGAATCAGAGGAGAAGTGGGAGAAGATTGCTGCAGATGTTCCGGGGAAGAGtgttgagcagattaaagagcATTACGAGGTTTTAGTTGAAGATGTTGGGAGGATTGAGTCAGGGTGTGTGCCGCTTCCTGACTATGGTTCTCCTGAGGGATCTAGTGGTCATGGCGGTGATGATGGAGGAAGCGGTAAGAAAGGAGGGAATAGTCATGCGGGTGAGTCTAACCAGGGGAGTAAAGCGAAGTCGGAACAAGAACGACGAAAGGGTATTGCCTGGACAGAAGATGAACACAG GCTATTTCTTCTTGGTTTGGATAAGTATGGGAAAGGAGATTGGCGTAGCATTTCTCGTAACTTCGTGGTAACAAGAACACCGACCCAAGTCGCAAGCCACGCTCAGAAGTACTTCATTCGTCTAAACTCAATGAACAAAGACAGAAGACGATCAAGCATTCACGACATCACCAGTGTTGGCGATGCAGATGTCTCAACTCCACAAGGACCCATCACTGGTCAGAACAACAACAACggcaataacaacaacaacaacaacggtTCTACTGCTGTTGCTGGAGGAGGAAACAAATCAGCCAAGCAAGCCGCCTCTCAACCACCACCAGGACCTCCTCATATGTATGGAACACCCACCATAGGTCAACCTGGACCATTGGTCTCAGCAGTTGGCACGCCAGTGAACCTCCCAGCTCCACCTCACTTGGCTTTTGGAGTCCATACTGCTCCTGTCCCTGGTGCACCAGTGAATATGGGTCAGATGCCGTACACCATGCCGCGTACACCAACTGCTCATAGATAA
- the LOC103855794 gene encoding uncharacterized protein LOC103855794 isoform X2, with amino-acid sequence MINSSTPVSLSVFDAQADQLKQNILAIGVAKVIVATSINPKFVGGNIRCGKGRLYLDATSGIHFYFDHEVAASQRLFQELYSKPEKDTTSAKQYHGVKKLEKVSLGELNNYVLESPPQALEFLCKAKIASLETTNGW; translated from the exons ATGATTAACAG TTCTACACCTGTTTCTCTAAGTGTTTTTGATGCACAAGCGGACCAGCTAAAACAAAATATCTTGGCCATCGGTGTGGCAAAGGTGATCGTCGCAACCAGCATTAACCCCAAGTTTGTTGGAGGTAACATTCGGTGTGGCAAAG gtCGACTATACCTGGATGCTACTTCTGGGATCCATTTTTACTTTGACCATGAGGTGGCCGCAAGCCAGAGACTATTTCAAGA GTTGTATTCAAAACCCGAGAAGGACACTACCAGTGCGAAGCAGTACCATGGTGTAAAGAAGCTCGAAAAGGTTTCACTAGGAGAGTTGAACAACTATGTTCTGGAGTCACCCCCACAA GCCCTTGAGTTTCTATGCAAAGCCAAGATCGCATCACTGGAAACTACAAACGGATGGTGA